GGCCCTGGGGCGGTGGCGGGGTCTGCGGTGCTCCGTGACCTCCGCCCTGCGGCGGCTGGTCCTGCGGTGCTCCGAAGCCACCGTGCGGTGGCTGACTGGGCGGCTGAGTCATCAGTCGCTCCCCCCGTTCGATCACTGATTTTTAGCCACGCCCTGAGGCACGCGATGGGCTCAGAGTCGCTTCATAAAGTTCTCAGACGGCTCTTTCTATCACCCGGTACCGACAGCACACCGGGCCGTGTCATCCCCTGTTCCCAAGGGAGGACCGGCCCGTGATGCCGTTGTTATGCGCCTTCACGCACCCTTCACGCGTCCTCGGCGAGTTCCAGCCACCGCAGTTCCAGCTCCTCGCGCTGGCCGGCCAACTCCCGCAGCTCGGCGTCCAGTTCGGCCACCTTCGCGAAGTCCGTGGCGTTCTCGGCGATCTGGGCGTGCAGCTTGGTCTCGCGCTCGGAGACCTTGTCGAGCTGCCGCTCGATCTTCTGCAGCTCCTTCTTGGCGGCGCGCTGGTCGGCGGCGCTCTTCTCCGGGGCGGCGGTCTGCGGTGCGGCGGCGGGGGCGGAGGCGGCCGCGGCCTCCTCCATGCGCTGCCGTCGCTCCAGGTACTCCTCGATGCCGCGCGGCAGCATCCGCAGGGCGCCGTCGCCGAGCAGCGCGAACACCCGGTCGGTGGTGCGCTCGATGAAGAACCGGTCGTGGGAGATGACGATCATCGAGCCGGGCCAGCCGTCGAGGACGTCCTCCAGCTGCGTCAGCGTCTCGATGTCGAGGTCGTTGGTGGGCTCGTCGAGGAAGAGGACGTTGGGCTCGTCCATGAGCAGGCGCAGCAGCTGGAGCCTGCGGCGCTCACCGCCGGAGAGGTCGCCGACGGGCGTCCACTGCTTCTCCTTGGTGAAGCCGAACGTCTCGCAGAGCTGCCCGGCGGTCATCTCGCGCCCCTTGCCGAGGTCGACGCGCTCGCGCACCTGCTGCACGGCTTCCAGCACGCGCGTGTTCGGGTCGAGTTCGGCGACCTCCTGGGAGAGGTAGGCCAGCTTCACGGTCTTGCCGACGCGGACGCGTCCGCCGGCCGGCTGGGCCTCGCCGTCGGTCCGGGCCGCCTCGGCCATGGCCCGCAGCAGGGACGTCTTCCCGGCGCCGTTGACGCCGACGAGGCCGATCCGGTCGCCGGGGCCGAGCTGCCAGGTGACGTGCTTGAGGAGGACCTTGGGGCCGGCCTGGACGGTGACGTCCTCCAGGTCGAACACGGTCTTGCCGAGCCGGGAGGACGCGAAGCGCATCAGCTCGCTGCTGTCCCGGGGCGGGGGCACGTCCTTGATGAGCTCGTTGGCGGCCTCGACCCGGAAGCGCGGCTTGGACGTCCGGGCCGGTGCCCCGCGGCGCAGCCAGGCCAGCTCCTTGCGGACGAGGTTCTGCCGCTTGGCCTCCTCGGTCGCGGCGATGCGCTCGCGCTCGGCCCGGGCGAAGACGTAGTCGGAGTAGCCGCCCTCGTACTCGTAGACCGCGCCGCGCTGGACGTCCCACATGCGCGTGCACACCTGGTCCAGGAACCAGCGGTCGTGAGTGACGCAGACCAGCGCCGAGCGGCGGTTCTGCAGGTGCCGGGCGAGCCAGGCGATGCCCTCGACGTCGAGGTGGTTGGTGGGCTCGTCCAGGACGAGCAGGTCCTGCTCCTCGATGAGCAGCTTGGCGAGCGCGATGCGGCGGCGCTCACCGCCGGACAGCGGGCCGATGACCGTGTCGAGCCCCTTGAGGAAGCCCGGCA
This genomic stretch from Streptomyces sp. Go-475 harbors:
- a CDS encoding ABC-F family ATP-binding cassette domain-containing protein; amino-acid sequence: MAVNLVNVENVSKVYGTRALLDGISLGVSEGDRIGVVGRNGDGKTTLIRMLAKQEHADTGRVTHSGGLRLGVLTQHDSLDPEATVRHEVIGDMADHEWAGDAKVRDVLTGLFGGLDLPGFLKGLDTVIGPLSGGERRRIALAKLLIEEQDLLVLDEPTNHLDVEGIAWLARHLQNRRSALVCVTHDRWFLDQVCTRMWDVQRGAVYEYEGGYSDYVFARAERERIAATEEAKRQNLVRKELAWLRRGAPARTSKPRFRVEAANELIKDVPPPRDSSELMRFASSRLGKTVFDLEDVTVQAGPKVLLKHVTWQLGPGDRIGLVGVNGAGKTSLLRAMAEAARTDGEAQPAGGRVRVGKTVKLAYLSQEVAELDPNTRVLEAVQQVRERVDLGKGREMTAGQLCETFGFTKEKQWTPVGDLSGGERRRLQLLRLLMDEPNVLFLDEPTNDLDIETLTQLEDVLDGWPGSMIVISHDRFFIERTTDRVFALLGDGALRMLPRGIEEYLERRQRMEEAAAASAPAAAPQTAAPEKSAADQRAAKKELQKIERQLDKVSERETKLHAQIAENATDFAKVAELDAELRELAGQREELELRWLELAEDA